A single region of the Neodiprion pinetum isolate iyNeoPine1 chromosome 5, iyNeoPine1.2, whole genome shotgun sequence genome encodes:
- the pbl gene encoding protein ECT2 isoform X9 encodes MEEQSVHSSTSDINSEEAAATEPLIIPRKKRICLVGSTGEDPALGAAAQQFSVPVLKSEQGTEYVEDTTYCTYYILSKFEGADYDTLHKTAHRILGPTALLQLAEKKESLPSINRPMYTQSMLGTIVVFTGFRKKEELTRLINMIHNMGGSIRKDMGNKVTHLIANCCGGDKYRYAITFRIPIMSSDWVLELWNARDDVASSSSNDKLIADYKLKPFFGAKVCFFGFPDDEKTHMYEVLQQQGGEPAEIDDPNCTHVVTNKDGGQTSTLDKSRASWYRSYSKQEFRSLTSERSCEIESSQNFSFVYYNPYTNEKIPNSYPSSISSIHSQRCCNCLCHFCFCNYNCEKNSTMVRRKRRADDSSSSPRDDSTMEKFCATGFPKTSKHCQRHRAPKHPRYDSAISLNDSSIDGGGNYHSDDSGYSALNSLGSSMLNLTQLSLSQVFDNPTNLSFASFRSPSRIFSTVKNLSKQSRRFLTPRRYVLLKRHSSCVSESKQTARLYSNQNKKIFRIYSHPNLSRNSCSEESPPLLRKNNSFSSLRDIGNNSYTSWAFNVYPKRDTIQKNSCCCCCSRERYLVNYFRRMFGIKFYSGLFESKSSLRNGGAKCTSSVPSAFSYSNDLKNRANEAGEKTKRDHEKPDNSVVDESNVNSLPDLASVRAHIVKAEWFWTSVQNEGAAYEKDYLFEDYLESVMSPMAMARRDSQAATPRTASTKRKRKRMAETLCSLVQNGADSPAVHKRRSSISDAGHLSVSGSFLDCTSSPDKQLDAIPEVEAVSTEAGRKNLSPRHQVFLELVTTESNYVGILSTIMTLFKEPLEDLIEMSGELLNSTEAKIIFGNFPPIYEVHKKMLEELRYNASHWAEDVSIGNIFLKYAPDLVKAYPPYVNFFENTKEMLDQCDQNKPRFHAFLKICQTKPECGRQSLKELLIKPVQRLPSISLLLNDILKHTSKSNPDHSALELSISSIKEVMTYINEDKRKTEGQLVMFDIFNDIDNCPAHLVSSHRSFIGKCEVMELGEGLSGRGDHLVLFLFTDTLEICKKRSKAFNSLKSPKEANGLHPTKLSQGKPYKHIRMLSLSTIKKVVDIRETDECQKVFALMVRSNQELKEKLFSFTITDEEVNKTNYLRTLCRQMANSVCKADAVCFTYKDESRKGI; translated from the exons ATGGAAGAGCAAAGCGTGCACAGCAGTACCAGTGATATAAATAGTGAAGAGGCGGCCGCCACCGAAC CTCTGATCATACcgagaaaaaaacgaatatgTCTCGTCGGAAGTACAGGAGAAGATCCGGCCCTTGGAGCTGCTGCTCAACAGTTCAGCGTTCCTGTACTGAAGTCAGAACAAGGGACGGAGTACGTCGAAGACACAACTTACTGCACCTATTACATACTAAGCAAATTCGAGGGAGCAGATTACGACACTCTCCACAAAACAGCTCACAG AATACTAGGACCAACGGCGCTTCTCCAGCTGGCGGAGAAGAAAGAGTCCCTGCCAAGTATCAACAGGCCGATGTATACCCAATCGATGCTGGGAACGATTGTTGTTTTCACCGGTTttagaaaaaaggaagaattG ACCAGACTGATAAACATGATTCACAACATGGGTGGCAGCATAAGGAAGGATATGGGAAACAAAGTGACACACCTTATTGCCAATTGCTGTGGGGGAGACAAATACAGGTATGCCATTACCTTTAGGATTCCAATTATGTCCTCGGATTGGGTGCTTGAACTTTGGAATGCGAGGGACGACGTTGCGAGCAGCAGTTCCAACGACAAACTG ATCGCAGATTACAAACTTAAGCCATTCTTTGGAGCAAAGGTGTGTTTCTTCGGTTTTCCCGACGACGAAAAGACGCACATGTACGAAGTGCTTCAGCAACAAGGCGGGGAACCGGCTGAAATCGACGATCCAAACTGCACGCATGTG GTGACTAACAAAGATGGCGGCCAGACGAGTACTTTGGATAAATCGAGAGCCTCTTGGTATCGATCATACTCAAAACAAGAGTTTAGATCGCTGACCTCTGAAAGATCATGTGAGATTGAATCAAGCCAGAACTTTTCATTTGTCTATTACAATCCTTACACAAACGAGAAAATACCAAACTCTTATCCGAGTTCAATATCTTCAATACATTCGCAGCGCTGTTGCAACTGCCTCTGTCATTTTTGCTTTTGCAATTACAActgcgaaaaaaattcaaccatgGTGAGGCGCAAAAGGCGGGCTGATGATTCTTCGTCTTCGCCTCGAGATGATTCGacaatggaaaaattctgCGCGACAGGATTTCCCAAAACCTCAAAACATTGCCAGCGACATCGCGCGCCCAAACATCCTCGATATGATTCTGCCATATCTTTGAACGACAGTTCAATCGACGGAGGCGGAAATTATCATTCGGATGACTCTGGTTATTCGGCATTGAATTCTTTGGGATCAAGCATGTTGAATTTGACCcaactctctctttctcaggTTTTTGATAATCCCACCAATCTTAGTTTCGCCTCGTTTCGTTCTCCATCTCGGATTTTTtccactgtaaaaaatttgtccaaGCAGTCTAGAAGATTTCTTACTCCCAGGCGATATGTTTTATTGAAAAGACACAGCTCTTGTGTCTCTGAATCGAAACAAACTGCGAGGCTCTATTCGaatcagaataaaaaaatcttcagAATCTATTCCCACCCAAATTTATCCCGGAATTCTTGCTCCGAGGAATCGCCCCCGCTATTACGGAAGAACAACAGTTTTTCAAGTCTACGTGACATTGGCAACAATTCTTATACCTCTTGGGCTTTCAATGTCTACCCTAAACGGGATAcaattcagaaaaattcttgctgctgctgttgcagcAGAGAACGATATCTTGTGAATTATTTTCGTCGTATGTTTGGCATAAAATTCTATTCTGGTCTATTTGAATCAAAATCAAGTCTGCGAAATGGGGGTGCGAAATGCACAAGCTCGGTTCCATCAGCATTCAGCTATTCAAATGACCTTAAAAATCGGGCAAACGAAGCTGGCGAAAAAACGAAGAGGGATCACGAGAAGCCAGACAATTCG GTCGTGGATGAATCCAACGTCAATTCGCTGCCTGACTTGGCCTCTGTGAGAGCCCACATAGTAAAGGCTGAATGGTTTTGGACCTCGGTCCAAAATGAAGGCGCCGCATATGAGAAAGATTACCTCTTCGAAGAT TATTTGGAGTCTGTAATGTCcccgatggcgatggcgaggAGGGACAGTCAGGCAGCAACGCCTAGAACCGCTTCGACGAAAAGAAAGCGCAAGAGAATGGCCGAAACTTTATGTAGTCTGGTACAAAACGGTGCTGATTCGCCGGCAGTTCATAAACGACGGTCGAGTATCAGTGACGCTGGTCATCTCAGCGTAAGCGGCAGCTTTCTTGACTGCACTTCGAGTCCCGACAAACAATTGGATG CAATTCCAGAGGTTGAAGCGGTGAGCACAGAAGCGGGAAGGAAAAATCTCTCGCCTAGGCATCAAGTTTTCCTTGAGCTAGTTACAACGGAGTCAAACTACGTGGGAATCCTCAGTACGATTATGACG CTGTTCAAAGAACCGCTTGAGGACTTGATTGAAATGAGCGGCGAATTGTTGAACAGCACCGAAGCGAAGATAATATTTGGCAACTTTCCACCGATTTACGAAGTGCATAAAAAGATGCTCGAGGAGCTCAGGTATAACGCTTCTCACTGGGCAGAAGACGTCAGCATAgggaatatatttttaaagtaCGCGCCTGACTTGGTCAAGGCATATCCGCCGTACGTTAATTTCTTCGAGAATACAAAGGAAATGCTCGATCAATGCGATCAGAACAAACCGCGCTTTCACGCCTTCCTCAAAATATGCCAAACCAAGCCCGAATGTGGCAGGCAGAGCCTTAAGGAACTTCTTATCAAGCCTGTTCAGAGGCTACCCAGTATTAGCTTATTGTTAAACG ATATTCTTAAGCACACAAGTAAAAGCAATCCTGACCACAGTGCGTTGGAATTGTCGATAAGTAGTATAAAAGAAGTAATGACTTATATAAACGAGGACAAGAGAAAAACGGAAGGACAATTAGTGATGTTTGACATATTTAACGACATTGATAATTGCCCAGCTCATTTAGTATCTTCACATCGTTCTTTCATTGGCAAATGCGAAGTGATGGAATTGGGCGAAGGTTTGAGCGGGCGAGGCGATCATCTCGTCCTGTTCCTCTTCACCGACACTTTGGAAATATGCAAGAAACGCTCAAAAGCTTTCAATTCCCTGAAAAGTCCGAAGGAAGCCAATGGTCTTCATCCCACTAAACTTAGCCAAGGAAAACCGTACAAACATATAAGAATGCTCTCCCTTAGCACGATAAAAAAGGTCGTCGATATTCGCGAAACTGACG AATGTCAGAAGGTGTTCGCGCTGATGGTGAGAAGTAATCAAGAGTTGAaggagaaattattttcatttacgaTAACTGACGAGGAAGTAAATAAAACTAATTATCTCAGAACACTCTGCCGGCAAATGGCTAATTCCGTTTGCAAAGCAGACGCA GTTTGCTTCACGTACAAGGATGAAAGTCGGAAGGGCATTTAG
- the pbl gene encoding protein ECT2 isoform X11, with amino-acid sequence MEEQSVHSSTSDINSEEAAATEPLIIPRKKRICLVGSTGEDPALGAAAQQFSVPVLKSEQGTEYVEDTTYCTYYILSKFEGADYDTLHKTAHRILGPTALLQLAEKKESLPSINRPMYTQSMLGTIVVFTGFRKKEELTRLINMIHNMGGSIRKDMGNKVTHLIANCCGGDKYRYAITFRIPIMSSDWVLELWNARDDVASSSSNDKLIADYKLKPFFGAKVCFFGFPDDEKTHMYEVLQQQGGEPAEIDDPNCTHVVTNKDGGQTSTLDKSRASWYRSYSKQEFRSLTSERSCEIESSQNFSFVYYNPYTNEKIPNSYPSSISSIHSQRCCNCLCHFCFCNYNCEKNSTMVRRKRRADDSSSSPRDDSTMEKFCATGFPKTSKHCQRHRAPKHPRYDSAISLNDSSIDGGGNYHSDDSGYSALNSLGSSMLNLTQLSLSQVFDNPTNLSFASFRSPSRIFSTVKNLSKQSRRFLTPRRYVLLKRHSSCVSESKQTARLYSNQNKKIFRIYSHPNLSRNSCSEESPPLLRKNNSFSSLRDIGNNSYTSWAFNVYPKRDTIQKNSCCCCCSRERYLVNYFRRMFGIKFYSGLFESKSSLRNGGAKCTSSVPSAFSYSNDLKNRANEAGEKTKRDHEKPDNSVVDESNVNSLPDLASVRAHIVKAEWFWTSVQNEGAAYEKDYLFEDYLESVMSPMAMARRDSQAATPRTASTKRKRKRMAETLCSLVQNGADSPAVHKRRSSISDAGHLSVSGSFLDCTSSPDKQLDAIPEVEAVSTEAGRKNLSPRHQVFLELVTTESNYVGILSTIMTLFKEPLEDLIEMSGELLNSTEAKIIFGNFPPIYEVHKKMLEELRYNASHWAEDVSIGNIFLKYAPDLVKAYPPYVNFFENTKEMLDQCDQNKPRFHAFLKICQTKPECGRQSLKELLIKPVQRLPSISLLLNDILKHTSKSNPDHSALELSISSIKEVMTYINEDKRKTEGQLVMFDIFNDIDNCPAHLVSSHRSFIGKCEVMELGEGLSGRGDHLVLFLFTDTLEICKKRSKAFNSLKSPKEANGLHPTKLSQGKPYKHIRMLSLSTIKKVVDIRETDGLLHVQG; translated from the exons ATGGAAGAGCAAAGCGTGCACAGCAGTACCAGTGATATAAATAGTGAAGAGGCGGCCGCCACCGAAC CTCTGATCATACcgagaaaaaaacgaatatgTCTCGTCGGAAGTACAGGAGAAGATCCGGCCCTTGGAGCTGCTGCTCAACAGTTCAGCGTTCCTGTACTGAAGTCAGAACAAGGGACGGAGTACGTCGAAGACACAACTTACTGCACCTATTACATACTAAGCAAATTCGAGGGAGCAGATTACGACACTCTCCACAAAACAGCTCACAG AATACTAGGACCAACGGCGCTTCTCCAGCTGGCGGAGAAGAAAGAGTCCCTGCCAAGTATCAACAGGCCGATGTATACCCAATCGATGCTGGGAACGATTGTTGTTTTCACCGGTTttagaaaaaaggaagaattG ACCAGACTGATAAACATGATTCACAACATGGGTGGCAGCATAAGGAAGGATATGGGAAACAAAGTGACACACCTTATTGCCAATTGCTGTGGGGGAGACAAATACAGGTATGCCATTACCTTTAGGATTCCAATTATGTCCTCGGATTGGGTGCTTGAACTTTGGAATGCGAGGGACGACGTTGCGAGCAGCAGTTCCAACGACAAACTG ATCGCAGATTACAAACTTAAGCCATTCTTTGGAGCAAAGGTGTGTTTCTTCGGTTTTCCCGACGACGAAAAGACGCACATGTACGAAGTGCTTCAGCAACAAGGCGGGGAACCGGCTGAAATCGACGATCCAAACTGCACGCATGTG GTGACTAACAAAGATGGCGGCCAGACGAGTACTTTGGATAAATCGAGAGCCTCTTGGTATCGATCATACTCAAAACAAGAGTTTAGATCGCTGACCTCTGAAAGATCATGTGAGATTGAATCAAGCCAGAACTTTTCATTTGTCTATTACAATCCTTACACAAACGAGAAAATACCAAACTCTTATCCGAGTTCAATATCTTCAATACATTCGCAGCGCTGTTGCAACTGCCTCTGTCATTTTTGCTTTTGCAATTACAActgcgaaaaaaattcaaccatgGTGAGGCGCAAAAGGCGGGCTGATGATTCTTCGTCTTCGCCTCGAGATGATTCGacaatggaaaaattctgCGCGACAGGATTTCCCAAAACCTCAAAACATTGCCAGCGACATCGCGCGCCCAAACATCCTCGATATGATTCTGCCATATCTTTGAACGACAGTTCAATCGACGGAGGCGGAAATTATCATTCGGATGACTCTGGTTATTCGGCATTGAATTCTTTGGGATCAAGCATGTTGAATTTGACCcaactctctctttctcaggTTTTTGATAATCCCACCAATCTTAGTTTCGCCTCGTTTCGTTCTCCATCTCGGATTTTTtccactgtaaaaaatttgtccaaGCAGTCTAGAAGATTTCTTACTCCCAGGCGATATGTTTTATTGAAAAGACACAGCTCTTGTGTCTCTGAATCGAAACAAACTGCGAGGCTCTATTCGaatcagaataaaaaaatcttcagAATCTATTCCCACCCAAATTTATCCCGGAATTCTTGCTCCGAGGAATCGCCCCCGCTATTACGGAAGAACAACAGTTTTTCAAGTCTACGTGACATTGGCAACAATTCTTATACCTCTTGGGCTTTCAATGTCTACCCTAAACGGGATAcaattcagaaaaattcttgctgctgctgttgcagcAGAGAACGATATCTTGTGAATTATTTTCGTCGTATGTTTGGCATAAAATTCTATTCTGGTCTATTTGAATCAAAATCAAGTCTGCGAAATGGGGGTGCGAAATGCACAAGCTCGGTTCCATCAGCATTCAGCTATTCAAATGACCTTAAAAATCGGGCAAACGAAGCTGGCGAAAAAACGAAGAGGGATCACGAGAAGCCAGACAATTCG GTCGTGGATGAATCCAACGTCAATTCGCTGCCTGACTTGGCCTCTGTGAGAGCCCACATAGTAAAGGCTGAATGGTTTTGGACCTCGGTCCAAAATGAAGGCGCCGCATATGAGAAAGATTACCTCTTCGAAGAT TATTTGGAGTCTGTAATGTCcccgatggcgatggcgaggAGGGACAGTCAGGCAGCAACGCCTAGAACCGCTTCGACGAAAAGAAAGCGCAAGAGAATGGCCGAAACTTTATGTAGTCTGGTACAAAACGGTGCTGATTCGCCGGCAGTTCATAAACGACGGTCGAGTATCAGTGACGCTGGTCATCTCAGCGTAAGCGGCAGCTTTCTTGACTGCACTTCGAGTCCCGACAAACAATTGGATG CAATTCCAGAGGTTGAAGCGGTGAGCACAGAAGCGGGAAGGAAAAATCTCTCGCCTAGGCATCAAGTTTTCCTTGAGCTAGTTACAACGGAGTCAAACTACGTGGGAATCCTCAGTACGATTATGACG CTGTTCAAAGAACCGCTTGAGGACTTGATTGAAATGAGCGGCGAATTGTTGAACAGCACCGAAGCGAAGATAATATTTGGCAACTTTCCACCGATTTACGAAGTGCATAAAAAGATGCTCGAGGAGCTCAGGTATAACGCTTCTCACTGGGCAGAAGACGTCAGCATAgggaatatatttttaaagtaCGCGCCTGACTTGGTCAAGGCATATCCGCCGTACGTTAATTTCTTCGAGAATACAAAGGAAATGCTCGATCAATGCGATCAGAACAAACCGCGCTTTCACGCCTTCCTCAAAATATGCCAAACCAAGCCCGAATGTGGCAGGCAGAGCCTTAAGGAACTTCTTATCAAGCCTGTTCAGAGGCTACCCAGTATTAGCTTATTGTTAAACG ATATTCTTAAGCACACAAGTAAAAGCAATCCTGACCACAGTGCGTTGGAATTGTCGATAAGTAGTATAAAAGAAGTAATGACTTATATAAACGAGGACAAGAGAAAAACGGAAGGACAATTAGTGATGTTTGACATATTTAACGACATTGATAATTGCCCAGCTCATTTAGTATCTTCACATCGTTCTTTCATTGGCAAATGCGAAGTGATGGAATTGGGCGAAGGTTTGAGCGGGCGAGGCGATCATCTCGTCCTGTTCCTCTTCACCGACACTTTGGAAATATGCAAGAAACGCTCAAAAGCTTTCAATTCCCTGAAAAGTCCGAAGGAAGCCAATGGTCTTCATCCCACTAAACTTAGCCAAGGAAAACCGTACAAACATATAAGAATGCTCTCCCTTAGCACGATAAAAAAGGTCGTCGATATTCGCGAAACTGACG GTTTGCTTCACGTACAAGGATGA
- the pbl gene encoding protein ECT2 isoform X7 — MEEQSVHSSTSDINSEEAAATEPLIIPRKKRICLVGSTGEDPALGAAAQQFSVPVLKSEQGTEYVEDTTYCTYYILSKFEGADYDTLHKTAHRILGPTALLQLAEKKESLPSINRPMYTQSMLGTIVVFTGFRKKEELTRLINMIHNMGGSIRKDMGNKVTHLIANCCGGDKYRYAITFRIPIMSSDWVLELWNARDDVASSSSNDKLIADYKLKPFFGAKVCFFGFPDDEKTHMYEVLQQQGGEPAEIDDPNCTHVVTNKDGGQTSTLDKSRASWYRSYSKQEFRSLTSERSCEIESSQNFSFVYYNPYTNEKIPNSYPSSISSIHSQRCCNCLCHFCFCNYNCEKNSTMVRRKRRADDSSSSPRDDSTMEKFCATGFPKTSKHCQRHRAPKHPRYDSAISLNDSSIDGGGNYHSDDSGYSALNSLGSSMLNLTQLSLSQVFDNPTNLSFASFRSPSRIFSTVKNLSKQSRRFLTPRRYVLLKRHSSCVSESKQTARLYSNQNKKIFRIYSHPNLSRNSCSEESPPLLRKNNSFSSLRDIGNNSYTSWAFNVYPKRDTIQKNSCCCCCSRERYLVNYFRRMFGIKFYSGLFESKSSLRNGGAKCTSSVPSAFSYSNDLKNRANEAGEKTKRDHEKPDNSVVDESNVNSLPDLASVRAHIVKAEWFWTSVQNEGAAYEKDYLFEDYLESVMSPMAMARRDSQAATPRTASTKRKRKRMAETLCSLVQNGADSPAVHKRRSSISDAGHLSVSGSFLDCTSSPDKQLDAIPEVEAVSTEAGRKNLSPRHQVFLELVTTESNYVGILSTIMTLFKEPLEDLIEMSGELLNSTEAKIIFGNFPPIYEVHKKMLEELRYNASHWAEDVSIGNIFLKYAPDLVKAYPPYVNFFENTKEMLDQCDQNKPRFHAFLKICQTKPECGRQSLKELLIKPVQRLPSISLLLNDILKHTSKSNPDHSALELSISSIKEVMTYINEDKRKTEGQLVMFDIFNDIDNCPAHLVSSHRSFIGKCEVMELGEGLSGRGDHLVLFLFTDTLEICKKRSKAFNSLKSPKEANGLHPTKLSQGKPYKHIRMLSLSTIKKVVDIRETDECQKVFALMVRSNQELKEKLFSFTITDEEVNKTNYLRTLCRQMANSVCKADADTFLISLDSHQLEIDTSDVALGTLSKAFKCSKKKWVRLTLKIGDFV; from the exons ATGGAAGAGCAAAGCGTGCACAGCAGTACCAGTGATATAAATAGTGAAGAGGCGGCCGCCACCGAAC CTCTGATCATACcgagaaaaaaacgaatatgTCTCGTCGGAAGTACAGGAGAAGATCCGGCCCTTGGAGCTGCTGCTCAACAGTTCAGCGTTCCTGTACTGAAGTCAGAACAAGGGACGGAGTACGTCGAAGACACAACTTACTGCACCTATTACATACTAAGCAAATTCGAGGGAGCAGATTACGACACTCTCCACAAAACAGCTCACAG AATACTAGGACCAACGGCGCTTCTCCAGCTGGCGGAGAAGAAAGAGTCCCTGCCAAGTATCAACAGGCCGATGTATACCCAATCGATGCTGGGAACGATTGTTGTTTTCACCGGTTttagaaaaaaggaagaattG ACCAGACTGATAAACATGATTCACAACATGGGTGGCAGCATAAGGAAGGATATGGGAAACAAAGTGACACACCTTATTGCCAATTGCTGTGGGGGAGACAAATACAGGTATGCCATTACCTTTAGGATTCCAATTATGTCCTCGGATTGGGTGCTTGAACTTTGGAATGCGAGGGACGACGTTGCGAGCAGCAGTTCCAACGACAAACTG ATCGCAGATTACAAACTTAAGCCATTCTTTGGAGCAAAGGTGTGTTTCTTCGGTTTTCCCGACGACGAAAAGACGCACATGTACGAAGTGCTTCAGCAACAAGGCGGGGAACCGGCTGAAATCGACGATCCAAACTGCACGCATGTG GTGACTAACAAAGATGGCGGCCAGACGAGTACTTTGGATAAATCGAGAGCCTCTTGGTATCGATCATACTCAAAACAAGAGTTTAGATCGCTGACCTCTGAAAGATCATGTGAGATTGAATCAAGCCAGAACTTTTCATTTGTCTATTACAATCCTTACACAAACGAGAAAATACCAAACTCTTATCCGAGTTCAATATCTTCAATACATTCGCAGCGCTGTTGCAACTGCCTCTGTCATTTTTGCTTTTGCAATTACAActgcgaaaaaaattcaaccatgGTGAGGCGCAAAAGGCGGGCTGATGATTCTTCGTCTTCGCCTCGAGATGATTCGacaatggaaaaattctgCGCGACAGGATTTCCCAAAACCTCAAAACATTGCCAGCGACATCGCGCGCCCAAACATCCTCGATATGATTCTGCCATATCTTTGAACGACAGTTCAATCGACGGAGGCGGAAATTATCATTCGGATGACTCTGGTTATTCGGCATTGAATTCTTTGGGATCAAGCATGTTGAATTTGACCcaactctctctttctcaggTTTTTGATAATCCCACCAATCTTAGTTTCGCCTCGTTTCGTTCTCCATCTCGGATTTTTtccactgtaaaaaatttgtccaaGCAGTCTAGAAGATTTCTTACTCCCAGGCGATATGTTTTATTGAAAAGACACAGCTCTTGTGTCTCTGAATCGAAACAAACTGCGAGGCTCTATTCGaatcagaataaaaaaatcttcagAATCTATTCCCACCCAAATTTATCCCGGAATTCTTGCTCCGAGGAATCGCCCCCGCTATTACGGAAGAACAACAGTTTTTCAAGTCTACGTGACATTGGCAACAATTCTTATACCTCTTGGGCTTTCAATGTCTACCCTAAACGGGATAcaattcagaaaaattcttgctgctgctgttgcagcAGAGAACGATATCTTGTGAATTATTTTCGTCGTATGTTTGGCATAAAATTCTATTCTGGTCTATTTGAATCAAAATCAAGTCTGCGAAATGGGGGTGCGAAATGCACAAGCTCGGTTCCATCAGCATTCAGCTATTCAAATGACCTTAAAAATCGGGCAAACGAAGCTGGCGAAAAAACGAAGAGGGATCACGAGAAGCCAGACAATTCG GTCGTGGATGAATCCAACGTCAATTCGCTGCCTGACTTGGCCTCTGTGAGAGCCCACATAGTAAAGGCTGAATGGTTTTGGACCTCGGTCCAAAATGAAGGCGCCGCATATGAGAAAGATTACCTCTTCGAAGAT TATTTGGAGTCTGTAATGTCcccgatggcgatggcgaggAGGGACAGTCAGGCAGCAACGCCTAGAACCGCTTCGACGAAAAGAAAGCGCAAGAGAATGGCCGAAACTTTATGTAGTCTGGTACAAAACGGTGCTGATTCGCCGGCAGTTCATAAACGACGGTCGAGTATCAGTGACGCTGGTCATCTCAGCGTAAGCGGCAGCTTTCTTGACTGCACTTCGAGTCCCGACAAACAATTGGATG CAATTCCAGAGGTTGAAGCGGTGAGCACAGAAGCGGGAAGGAAAAATCTCTCGCCTAGGCATCAAGTTTTCCTTGAGCTAGTTACAACGGAGTCAAACTACGTGGGAATCCTCAGTACGATTATGACG CTGTTCAAAGAACCGCTTGAGGACTTGATTGAAATGAGCGGCGAATTGTTGAACAGCACCGAAGCGAAGATAATATTTGGCAACTTTCCACCGATTTACGAAGTGCATAAAAAGATGCTCGAGGAGCTCAGGTATAACGCTTCTCACTGGGCAGAAGACGTCAGCATAgggaatatatttttaaagtaCGCGCCTGACTTGGTCAAGGCATATCCGCCGTACGTTAATTTCTTCGAGAATACAAAGGAAATGCTCGATCAATGCGATCAGAACAAACCGCGCTTTCACGCCTTCCTCAAAATATGCCAAACCAAGCCCGAATGTGGCAGGCAGAGCCTTAAGGAACTTCTTATCAAGCCTGTTCAGAGGCTACCCAGTATTAGCTTATTGTTAAACG ATATTCTTAAGCACACAAGTAAAAGCAATCCTGACCACAGTGCGTTGGAATTGTCGATAAGTAGTATAAAAGAAGTAATGACTTATATAAACGAGGACAAGAGAAAAACGGAAGGACAATTAGTGATGTTTGACATATTTAACGACATTGATAATTGCCCAGCTCATTTAGTATCTTCACATCGTTCTTTCATTGGCAAATGCGAAGTGATGGAATTGGGCGAAGGTTTGAGCGGGCGAGGCGATCATCTCGTCCTGTTCCTCTTCACCGACACTTTGGAAATATGCAAGAAACGCTCAAAAGCTTTCAATTCCCTGAAAAGTCCGAAGGAAGCCAATGGTCTTCATCCCACTAAACTTAGCCAAGGAAAACCGTACAAACATATAAGAATGCTCTCCCTTAGCACGATAAAAAAGGTCGTCGATATTCGCGAAACTGACG AATGTCAGAAGGTGTTCGCGCTGATGGTGAGAAGTAATCAAGAGTTGAaggagaaattattttcatttacgaTAACTGACGAGGAAGTAAATAAAACTAATTATCTCAGAACACTCTGCCGGCAAATGGCTAATTCCGTTTGCAAAGCAGACGCA gACACATTTTTAATCAGTTTGGATTCTCATCAGCTTGAAATTGACACGAGCGACGTAGCCTTAGGAACTTTAAGTAAAGCATTTAA GTGTTCCAAAAAGAAATGGGTACGATTGACTCTTAAAATTGGCGATTTTGTTTAA